One Gimesia aquarii DNA segment encodes these proteins:
- a CDS encoding zinc-binding dehydrogenase has translation MNAQCKSIVLTGSEPTLECSIVEQPELQPGEVLVEILCCTICGSDLHTFQGTRSTPCPTILGHEMVGRVVDMHPEYPTVDFLERPVKVGDRITWSVAVSCKDCEYCRRGLTQKCSRLFKYGHQKLSDANYLSGGLASHCHLAKGTTLFKVPESLPDLIASPANCATATVMAAFRLAGDVKNRSVLILGAGMLGVTASAVAHSKGAESIFITDIDASRLKQSLEFGANHTLLVKKEQPLHAEIQHLTQGRGVDFVFDMTGVPEVIESGLEATAIGGTMILVGSVYPARPVQFPAENIVRRLIRLEGIHNYIDLDLANALNFLERHQKTYPFHRLCEQTFSLEDVSAAFAESANRRSYRVAVLPNLEA, from the coding sequence ATGAATGCTCAATGTAAATCGATCGTTCTGACAGGAAGTGAGCCTACACTAGAATGTTCTATTGTAGAGCAACCTGAACTACAGCCTGGTGAAGTACTCGTAGAAATTCTCTGTTGCACAATTTGTGGGAGTGACCTGCATACATTTCAAGGTACACGCTCCACTCCCTGCCCTACCATACTCGGGCACGAAATGGTAGGACGCGTAGTCGACATGCACCCTGAATATCCGACCGTGGATTTTCTGGAACGTCCTGTCAAAGTTGGTGATCGAATTACCTGGTCTGTTGCCGTTTCCTGCAAAGACTGCGAATACTGTCGACGTGGACTAACACAAAAATGTTCTCGACTCTTCAAGTATGGTCATCAGAAACTGTCAGACGCAAATTACCTGAGTGGTGGACTGGCCAGCCATTGCCATCTGGCCAAAGGCACGACTCTTTTCAAAGTACCAGAATCACTACCCGATCTGATTGCCAGTCCTGCCAATTGTGCGACCGCAACTGTTATGGCCGCGTTTCGACTTGCCGGCGATGTTAAAAATCGCTCCGTATTAATATTGGGTGCAGGAATGCTGGGAGTGACTGCCTCGGCTGTAGCACATTCGAAAGGTGCTGAATCCATCTTTATTACAGACATCGACGCATCACGTCTCAAACAGAGCCTGGAATTTGGAGCAAATCATACATTGTTAGTAAAAAAAGAGCAGCCTCTGCATGCAGAGATCCAACATTTGACTCAAGGTCGAGGTGTCGATTTTGTGTTTGATATGACGGGCGTACCAGAAGTCATTGAGAGTGGTCTGGAAGCAACTGCCATTGGTGGCACAATGATTCTCGTCGGTTCGGTATACCCCGCGCGACCGGTTCAATTTCCAGCAGAAAATATTGTGCGTCGACTAATCAGACTAGAAGGAATTCACAATTATATCGACCTTGATCTCGCAAATGCGCTGAACTTTCTTGAACGACATCAAAAAACCTATCCGTTTCATCGACTTTGCGAACAGACATTTTCTCTGGAAGATGTGTCTGCTGCATTTGCTGAATCAGCAAATCGACGCTCTTATCGGGTTGCCGTTCTGCCGAACCTTGAGGCTTGA
- the obgE gene encoding GTPase ObgE has product MFVDRVDIYCKAGDGGDGCTSFRREAHVPRGGPNGGDGGKGGDVVVLADENVSSLANLIGHKHWNAERGGHGQGSLKTGKSGQDAIIMVPPGTLVLDSKRGHLLRDMKQSGDRVVVAKGGDGGRGNRHFATATHQTPREFEPGKPGEHRDVSLELKLIADVGLVGKPNAGKSTLLSRLSKAHPEIAAYPFTTKYPNLGLVRVGFDHQFVVADIPGLIEGAHAGIGLGHEFLRHVERTRVLVHLVEPSPMDQTDPIQNYRQIREEMRLYDPTLMERPEIIVVTKCELPDATPVAKLLEEELGHSIMQISSATGENLEQLIRMIVDELQTLEIEA; this is encoded by the coding sequence ATGTTTGTAGATCGTGTTGATATTTATTGTAAAGCCGGTGATGGTGGAGATGGTTGTACCAGTTTCCGACGGGAAGCACACGTACCTCGTGGTGGTCCCAATGGTGGGGATGGGGGTAAAGGTGGAGATGTTGTTGTGCTTGCAGATGAGAATGTCAGTAGTCTGGCGAATCTCATTGGTCATAAACATTGGAATGCGGAGCGGGGAGGCCACGGGCAAGGGAGTTTAAAAACAGGGAAAAGTGGCCAGGATGCTATCATCATGGTCCCCCCCGGTACGTTGGTACTGGACAGCAAGCGCGGGCATCTCTTACGTGATATGAAACAGAGTGGTGACCGAGTTGTCGTAGCGAAAGGTGGGGATGGAGGACGTGGAAATCGTCATTTTGCGACAGCCACTCATCAGACACCCCGTGAATTCGAGCCTGGAAAGCCAGGAGAACACCGGGATGTTTCACTCGAGTTAAAATTAATCGCTGATGTCGGATTAGTGGGAAAGCCCAATGCTGGAAAATCTACTCTATTAAGCCGCCTTTCTAAGGCACATCCTGAAATCGCTGCTTACCCATTTACCACAAAATATCCTAATTTAGGGCTTGTGCGCGTCGGTTTTGACCATCAATTTGTGGTGGCTGATATTCCCGGTTTAATTGAAGGCGCCCATGCTGGGATCGGGCTCGGGCACGAGTTCCTGAGGCACGTCGAGCGAACGCGGGTACTTGTGCATCTGGTAGAACCTTCACCCATGGATCAAACTGATCCAATTCAGAACTATCGTCAGATTCGGGAAGAAATGCGGCTCTATGATCCTACTCTGATGGAACGCCCAGAAATCATCGTCGTCACTAAATGTGAGCTTCCTGATGCAACTCCTGTTGCAAAATTGCTGGAAGAGGAGCTAGGTCATTCCATAATGCAGATTTCATCTGCTACGGGAGAAAACCTGGAACAACTGATTCGGATGATTGTCGACGAACTGCAAACGCTGGAAATTGAGGCTTGA
- a CDS encoding SIS domain-containing protein has product MSSLPARSVIEFSQFDQLRDAREIISCEADALRQMGQNLGIEFCDAIDLILSRKGAVILTGMGKAGLIAQKICATLSSTGTRSHFLHPAEAIHGDLGCLHADDMILALSNSGETEELRRLIPLVQKMYLPLVSITARETSTLGRASQVVLCLGDLKEAGIHQLAPSTTTTAMLAMGDALSLVISKARGFTPLQFATFHPGGSLGRRLTKINEVMRDRKEVRVTRETTSIRESFIQLSRPGRRSGAVIIVNGLDQVTGIFTDSDLARLLEERREGQLDRPISEVMTAEPTTIQSDASLEAAITLLKTRKLSELPVVDQQHQLAGLIDITDVIGWQPQRESTEVNTEAG; this is encoded by the coding sequence ATGAGTTCTCTGCCTGCAAGGTCGGTAATCGAGTTTTCACAGTTTGACCAATTACGTGATGCGCGTGAAATCATTTCTTGCGAAGCAGATGCCTTGCGCCAGATGGGACAGAATTTGGGAATTGAGTTCTGTGATGCCATCGATTTAATACTCTCAAGAAAAGGAGCCGTGATTCTCACAGGAATGGGAAAAGCGGGACTCATCGCGCAAAAAATTTGTGCCACACTTTCCTCTACAGGCACGCGTTCTCATTTCTTACATCCGGCAGAAGCCATTCACGGAGACCTGGGTTGTCTTCACGCAGATGATATGATACTCGCGCTTTCTAATAGTGGTGAAACAGAAGAACTAAGGCGCTTAATACCACTTGTCCAGAAAATGTACCTGCCACTGGTTAGTATCACTGCCCGTGAGACAAGCACTCTTGGGCGGGCATCTCAGGTAGTGTTATGTTTAGGAGATTTAAAAGAAGCAGGCATACATCAATTGGCGCCTTCCACAACGACTACCGCAATGCTTGCCATGGGGGACGCCTTATCTCTCGTGATCAGCAAAGCACGCGGGTTCACTCCATTACAATTTGCAACATTTCATCCTGGCGGAAGTCTGGGACGACGTTTAACGAAAATCAATGAAGTGATGCGCGATCGTAAGGAAGTGCGTGTCACCAGAGAAACCACTTCCATTCGAGAATCTTTCATTCAGTTGAGTCGTCCCGGTCGCCGAAGTGGTGCTGTGATTATTGTCAATGGATTAGATCAGGTCACCGGCATCTTTACTGATAGTGACCTCGCCAGACTACTTGAAGAACGTCGCGAAGGACAGCTGGATCGTCCTATTTCTGAAGTTATGACAGCCGAACCCACAACCATTCAGTCTGATGCTTCATTGGAAGCAGCAATTACATTACTTAAAACTCGCAAATTAAGCGAACTGCCTGTTGTAGATCAACAACATCAATTAGCAGGCCTCATCGATATTACCGACGTCATTGGTTGGCAACCACAACGTGAATCAACCGAAGTGAACACTGAAGCGGGTTAA